The proteins below are encoded in one region of Nitrospira sp.:
- the prcA gene encoding proteasome subunit alpha produces the protein MYEEPYRWVEAVGNRRQYLDEQFRQGSPVVALSFGEGVLFMTVSKGTPKLYEIYDRIGLGGMGHPADLEKLRFSLLEMAHLEGFNRSPSDVTGSRLMKYGLAPAIKQAFEEIYKAPYIVKMLLAELGSKSGRDAFLTVNYDGTFEEVGGGAVLAATPAIQREMMDVLSTQGSLADAELSQAFEAALLLWAVGSLRQRREDHIGVSESPEAGAASSAFDRRTLLAHLREVLNDRTNVECAVLERKLPGSSKYRSVKPDEAASLLPLDLKD, from the coding sequence ATGTATGAGGAACCATATCGTTGGGTCGAGGCCGTGGGGAACCGACGGCAGTATCTCGACGAACAGTTCCGTCAGGGGAGCCCTGTGGTCGCGCTCTCATTCGGTGAGGGTGTGTTGTTCATGACAGTGAGCAAGGGCACCCCCAAGCTGTACGAAATCTACGATCGAATCGGTCTTGGGGGAATGGGCCACCCGGCCGATTTGGAGAAACTCAGATTTTCACTCCTTGAAATGGCGCATCTCGAGGGCTTCAATCGTTCTCCTTCTGATGTCACCGGTTCCCGGCTGATGAAATATGGGCTCGCGCCGGCCATCAAACAGGCCTTTGAAGAAATCTATAAGGCGCCCTACATCGTAAAGATGCTCCTGGCGGAACTGGGAAGTAAGTCCGGACGGGATGCGTTCCTGACGGTGAATTACGATGGAACGTTCGAGGAGGTCGGCGGAGGGGCGGTATTGGCCGCTACTCCGGCCATTCAGCGGGAGATGATGGATGTCTTGTCGACACAGGGATCGCTTGCCGACGCGGAACTTTCCCAAGCATTCGAAGCCGCTCTACTGCTGTGGGCGGTTGGGTCCCTTCGGCAGCGGCGAGAAGACCATATCGGGGTTTCGGAGAGTCCCGAGGCGGGAGCAGCCTCTTCCGCTTTCGACCGGCGGACGCTGCTCGCTCACCTTCGAGAAGTATTGAACGATCGCACGAACGTCGAATGTGCCGTGCTCGAGCGAAAGCTTCC